The following coding sequences lie in one Megalodesulfovibrio gigas DSM 1382 = ATCC 19364 genomic window:
- a CDS encoding DUF6677 family protein, whose amino-acid sequence MRCPVSIHRAGVLAVLLPGWGDWHAGRRGRGTLLALACMACLSWLAVVGGVLLLDQLLVMPLPEPPSPRQWTVDPLLQLAAAFLGLVWIWHLGIATAILAARERCREEDGASTPGVQAPQVPQAPWFAVLVSWCAPGTGQIYAGRVRFGLGLLAAYLLGYLTIIPVLQHTLASAAGAASALGAWHGDPPLVLASKIQHLVMALRLEAVFSLPWKLHELLRAFAMADACALLAVPGLSRSAQSGWESASLARLFGHLLLGWLCPGAGQFLQGRERAGWRFFGMFWGLQLAGAILFAADAISLERLSLLQDVGTALAAAAGVEACWRMEDGINPPPSS is encoded by the coding sequence GTGCGCTGTCCTGTGAGCATCCATCGTGCCGGCGTGCTGGCCGTGCTCCTGCCCGGTTGGGGCGACTGGCATGCCGGCCGGCGCGGACGGGGCACGCTGCTGGCCCTGGCCTGCATGGCGTGCCTCTCCTGGCTGGCAGTGGTGGGCGGCGTGCTGCTGCTGGATCAGCTGTTGGTGATGCCGTTGCCGGAGCCGCCGTCCCCTCGTCAGTGGACCGTGGACCCGCTGCTGCAACTGGCCGCCGCCTTCCTGGGACTGGTGTGGATCTGGCATCTGGGCATCGCCACGGCCATCCTGGCGGCCCGGGAGCGCTGCCGGGAGGAGGATGGCGCATCGACTCCAGGCGTGCAGGCTCCACAGGTGCCGCAGGCTCCATGGTTCGCCGTGCTGGTCAGCTGGTGCGCCCCGGGAACAGGGCAGATCTATGCCGGCCGCGTGCGCTTTGGGCTGGGGCTGCTGGCGGCGTACCTGCTGGGCTACCTGACGATCATCCCCGTGCTGCAGCACACCCTGGCCTCGGCGGCCGGGGCGGCCTCGGCCCTGGGTGCCTGGCACGGCGATCCGCCGCTGGTGCTGGCGTCCAAGATCCAGCATCTGGTCATGGCCCTGCGGCTGGAGGCCGTCTTCAGCCTGCCCTGGAAACTGCACGAGCTGCTCCGGGCCTTCGCCATGGCCGACGCCTGCGCCCTCCTGGCCGTGCCGGGCCTTTCCCGTTCGGCGCAGTCGGGGTGGGAGTCCGCCTCCCTGGCCCGGCTCTTCGGGCATCTGCTGCTGGGCTGGCTGTGCCCTGGGGCCGGCCAGTTCCTCCAGGGGCGCGAACGGGCCGGGTGGCGCTTCTTTGGGATGTTCTGGGGACTGCAGCTTGCCGGGGCCATCCTGTTTGCGGCGGATGCCATCTCCCTGGAGCGGCTGTCCCTGCTGCAGGACGTGGGCACGGCCCTGGCGGCGGCGGCAGGCGTGGAGGCCTGCTGGCGCATGGAGGACGGAATCAATCCTCCTCCCTCATCCTGA
- a CDS encoding secondary thiamine-phosphate synthase enzyme YjbQ produces the protein MHTLALATGSRQQMLSITDRVQALVTDQGWRDGVLVLFCPHTTAALTVNEDADPTVTRDILTHLAAAIPHRGDYRHAEGNSDAHIKTALVGPSLSLIVAGGRVQLGTWQGIFLCEFDGPRQRTLWAQWLGA, from the coding sequence ATGCACACCCTCGCCCTGGCTACCGGTTCCCGGCAACAGATGCTCTCCATCACCGACCGCGTGCAGGCCCTGGTGACGGACCAGGGCTGGCGGGATGGCGTCCTGGTGCTGTTCTGCCCGCACACCACCGCCGCCCTGACCGTGAACGAAGACGCCGACCCCACGGTGACGCGGGACATCCTCACTCATCTGGCCGCAGCCATCCCCCACCGCGGCGACTACCGGCACGCCGAAGGCAATTCGGACGCGCACATCAAGACGGCCCTGGTGGGCCCGTCCCTCAGCCTCATTGTGGCCGGCGGTCGCGTGCAGCTCGGCACATGGCAGGGAATTTTCCTGTGCGAGTTCGACGGCCCGCGACAACGCACCCTCTGGGCGCAGTGGCTGGGGGCATAG